The nucleotide window GTGTCGTACAACCCCGCTCGGGAGCCGGCGGTGTTGCGCGCGGCCGGCCGGGACTACCCGACGGCCGTCACGGAGCGTTACCTCGGGGTCGGGAACGCGCCGGAGACGGAACGGGTCGCGGCGTTCACGAGCGAACTGACGAGCGACGCCGGCACGCCGTACGCGACCGCCGTCCAGATCGAGCGGTGGCTGGAGGCCAACCGGAACTACTCGCTGTCGGCGACCCACGACCCCAGCGACGGGACGGTCGCCTCACAGTTCCTGTTCGAGATGGAGCGGGGCTACTGCGAGTACTTCGCCGCGACGATGACCGTCATGCTGCGCACCCAGGACGTGCCGGCGCGGTACGTCGTCGGCTACTCCACCGGCCAACGCACCGGCCCGGGGGAGTACACCGTCCGGGCGATGAACGCCCACGCCTGGGTAGAGGTGTACTTCCCGGACGTTGGGTGGGTGCGGTTCGACCCCACGCCCGGGAGCCAACGACTCTCGGCGGAGCGACGGGCGTACGCCAACCAGACCGGCGCCTCGGCGGCGTCGTACAGTCCGACGGAGTCCGGCAGTCCCGGCGAGACGTTCGATCCGAACGGAACCACGACGACGGACGACACCCCCGTCACGCCCCCCGCCGACGCCACCGGGACGGAGGCGACCGACGGGTCGCCCTCGACCGACACGACGCCCGGCGAAGGAACCGGGACCACGGGCGGCACCGACGGCGCTGACGGGACTTCCACGGGGGACACACCGGGCGAGCGCGGCACCCCTGGCGACGACGCGACACCGAGCGCGCCGACCGCGACACCCCCCGGCGACGGAACGCCGAGTGGTGACGCGACGGCGACTGGCGGCAGGACCCCAGGCGGTGACGCGACCGCGACCGAGGGCGGAACGCCGAGTGGCGACCCGACCGCGACTGACGGCAGGACCCCGGGTGGTGACGTGACGGCGACCGAGGGTGGAACGCCGGGCGGTGACGCGACCGCGACCCCCGGAGACGACACACCAACTGAGACGGATCCGGCTGGCACGGAGACGGCGGGAGCCACACAGACACCGACGGGCACAGAGACACCAGAAGCCGCAGAGCCACCCGGTAGTGTGGAGACACCGACCGGCACGGAGACACCCAGTAGTGTGGAGACACCGACCGGCACGGAGACACCCAGTAGTGCGGAGACACCGACCGGCACGGAGACACCCAGTAGTACCGAGACACCGACCGGTACGGAGACACCGACCGACACAGAGACGCCCAGTGACGACGAGACGGACAGCCCGCCGCCGCTCGCGGTCGATCTCAACCGGACGGCCGTGCCGGGCGCGACAGTCGCGGTGACGGTGACGCGTGCCGACGAACCGATCCAGGGAGCGGTCGTCCTGTTCAACGGTGCCCGGATCGGCACGACGAACGACACCGGAGTCGTCGTCGCCCGGGTGCCGTACGCACGGGAGCTGAACGTCACCGTCCGGGCGCCGGCGCGGCGGGCGTCGGGGGGGGCCGCGGGCGGGCTGCCGCCGACACGGAACGCGACCGCCGGCGACGGCAACTCCACGACCTACCCGCTCGACACGCGGGTGTCGGTGTCCGTCGTCGGCAACGTGCGGAGCGGGCGCACGGTGACGGTCGTCGCGGCCGTCAGTGACACCCCGGTTCGCGGGGCGGCGGTGCGGCTCGACGGTGAACGGGTCGCCCGCACCGGCCCCCGCGGACGGGCGAGCGTCCGGCTCCCGACGACGCCGGGCGAGTACACGCTGACGGTGCGGCGCGGGCCGGTCGCGGGCAACCGAACGGTGCAGATCCACCGCCTGAACGCGACCAGCGCCGTCGGGTGGCCGGTGGCGCTGCCGTTCGCACCCGTCACCCTCTCGACGACGCTGGACGGGCAGCCGGTGGACGGCGCGACGGTGAGCCGTGGAGGCGCCGGGCTCGCCGAGACCGGCGCGGACGGCACCGCGACGCTGTCGCTCCCGGTCGCGGCGGCGCCGACGTACGTCGTTCGGGCGAACGGCCAGCGCGCGACCACGACCGTCGCCGGCGTCGGCCGGACGACCGCCGGGGTCGGAGTCGTCGCCCTCGGCCTGCTCGTCGGGGCCGTCGCCCTCGTCCGGCGCACCGGCGTCGGTCCGCAGACGGTCGTCGCCCGACTCCGACGCGTCGCCGTCCTCGCCGGGCGGACGGTGTTGTCTGCGGTGCTGCGGGTCGCGGCCGCGGCCGACCGGGCCAGCGACGCGTTGCTGTCA belongs to Halobaculum sp. MBLA0143 and includes:
- a CDS encoding transglutaminase domain-containing protein: MSDETDGAASPDDDGVDGVELGGRREYGRAAVTLLAAATLVLVAAAVPAVVGSGAPPALSLSPFGGGTAGEAADAAGDAGLPSGSGAGGAGGLGGDLAGGSGGGFGALSAAESASVGGATAPGDDRPLANQSAEVHFVVESSAPSYWRTGAYGDYTGQGFERAGESRSFDGTVPAGPLRGDRVAYEVTLRQSATALPTVWRPARVDAPAGTRLAPGASLARSEPVPAGRSYEGVSYNPAREPAVLRAAGRDYPTAVTERYLGVGNAPETERVAAFTSELTSDAGTPYATAVQIERWLEANRNYSLSATHDPSDGTVASQFLFEMERGYCEYFAATMTVMLRTQDVPARYVVGYSTGQRTGPGEYTVRAMNAHAWVEVYFPDVGWVRFDPTPGSQRLSAERRAYANQTGASAASYSPTESGSPGETFDPNGTTTTDDTPVTPPADATGTEATDGSPSTDTTPGEGTGTTGGTDGADGTSTGDTPGERGTPGDDATPSAPTATPPGDGTPSGDATATGGRTPGGDATATEGGTPSGDPTATDGRTPGGDVTATEGGTPGGDATATPGDDTPTETDPAGTETAGATQTPTGTETPEAAEPPGSVETPTGTETPSSVETPTGTETPSSAETPTGTETPSSTETPTGTETPTDTETPSDDETDSPPPLAVDLNRTAVPGATVAVTVTRADEPIQGAVVLFNGARIGTTNDTGVVVARVPYARELNVTVRAPARRASGGAAGGLPPTRNATAGDGNSTTYPLDTRVSVSVVGNVRSGRTVTVVAAVSDTPVRGAAVRLDGERVARTGPRGRASVRLPTTPGEYTLTVRRGPVAGNRTVQIHRLNATSAVGWPVALPFAPVTLSTTLDGQPVDGATVSRGGAGLAETGADGTATLSLPVAAAPTYVVRANGQRATTTVAGVGRTTAGVGVVALGLLVGAVALVRRTGVGPQTVVARLRRVAVLAGRTVLSAVLRVAAAADRASDALLSLLGDLLARRVTLARLPGRLAALARGAGLALVAGLGDLLAAVRRIGRAAAGDGTTTATTAADSGGDGESSATPSARQTIRTTWTQFVRLLTVRSVRTLTPGELARWAIERDGLPAGPVRTLRDGYRAVEYGDADPRNYVDRVTEALAGLRGDDTEDDGGESP